A window of bacterium genomic DNA:
TAACGGCGCATTTGCTTCCCGCCAGCGGATGTGACCCGGATTCCACGCTGTGTGCCGCGCAGGATCTCCTGAAAGAGAAGTACGGGATTACTCACTGCACGCTGCAGATCGAACCCAAACCCTGTCCCGAATCGCACCTCTGACCCGGCTTCGCTCTGGCGAGACCGATTGGGCGCAGGAAAGCCTGCTTCTTGAAAACAGTCTTATTGCTTCTTTCACCTTTCTCATGGCGCCATCCACACGATGAGTATTCTGCAAGCCATTGTTCTGGGCATTATTCAAGGGTTGACCGAATTTCTTCCCATCAGCAGCACCGCCCATCTGCGGATTATTCCCGCGCTGGTGGGCTGGAGCGACCCCGGCGCGGCCTTTACGGCGGTGATTCAATTCGGCACATTGCTGGCCGTGTTCTTCTATTTCCGGGGCGACATCGCGCGCATGATTACGGGTGTGGTGGGGGGACTGGCCGCGGGCAAACCGCTGCGGGACCGCGACGCGCAACTGGGCTGGATGATTGTGCTGGGCACCATTCCGGTGGTCATTCTGGGCGTGCTGTTCAAAAAGTCTATCGAAAGCGAGTGGCGGTCGTTGTATGTGATTGCCGGCTCGATGATCGTGCTGGCATTGGCGCTGATGGCTGCCGAGATCATCGCCCGCTGGCGCGTCGCGCATGCCCGAGAGTTGAAGCGCATGGACACACTGTCGTGGAAAGATGTACTGTTCACGGGGCTTGCGCAGGCGGTGGCGCTGGTGCCCGGCTCCTCGCGCAGC
This region includes:
- the uppP gene encoding undecaprenyl-diphosphatase UppP, producing MSILQAIVLGIIQGLTEFLPISSTAHLRIIPALVGWSDPGAAFTAVIQFGTLLAVFFYFRGDIARMITGVVGGLAAGKPLRDRDAQLGWMIVLGTIPVVILGVLFKKSIESEWRSLYVIAGSMIVLALALMAAEIIARWRVAHARELKRMDTLSWKDVLFTGLAQAVALVPGSSRSGTTITGGLLVGMNRETAARFSFLLSLPSVLAAGLFELIKQRHMLLSTEAGVTGLIVATVVSGVVGYASIAFLLNYLRKRSTYLFIVYRLALGCLLLALLMNGVLPPD